A segment of the Vagococcus hydrophili genome:
TTTGAATCAATAAAAATAAACTTTGCTGTCCACCCCCAGTCAACATAATATTGCCTTGACTCGACTTAAACCCATACATCTTTTCAAATAACAGCGCCACTTCTTCTCGTAAAGGTTCATAACCTAAATGCGAAATCTCTTCTTGGAGGAACTCCTCAAAAGAAACATTATCCAAACTAACTTTAGGAATTAATTCTAGTGGTAACTCCCCTGTAAAGGCATTAATAAATCCTTGTGCATTTTGCTGTTGTTTGGCTTCCACTTTGTTTATATAAGAATTTTTATCCTCTATTTCTTTTAATCCAGAAGACGTAACAACTGGTAAGTTTTCTTTAGATAAACTCCCTTTGTAATCGCCTAAAATATAGGTGCCACTATTTGATTTTCGTACCACAAAGCCTTGTGCATGAAGTTCTTCGTAAGCTCTAACAATCGTACTGCGATTGACTCCAATCTCTTTTGCCAAAGCTCTCTCAGACAATAATCGTTCATCTCTCACTAAGCTTCCTTGCTCAATTTGACTAATTATTTGATTCATCACTTGCCGATATAATGGAATTTTATTGTTCTTATCTATTGTTATTTTCATGTTAGCATCACCTCAAAAAGATTATATCACAAATTGGATGGGTCCAATTTATATCAATTGGCTGTGGAATAAAAATAATGACATGCTAAACTGAAATCAAATAACTGTTAGGGGTGTGTTTTATGGTAGAAAAGATACTAACGATTGCTGGCTCTGATGCAGGAGGTGGCGCGGGCATTCAAGCGGATTTAAAAACCTTTCAAGAGTATGGAACCTTTGGCATCAGCACAATTACAAGTGTTTTAACCGTTGATCCAAGTACTCGAGTACCTGATATTTTTCCGATGCCGATTGATGTGGTGGAGAAGCAATTAGTTACGGCTTTTTCTGGTGGCACCCTAAGCGCGGTTAAAATTGGACTGCTTGGAAGTTTAGAAGTTATTGACTTGATTGAAGAAAAAGTGATATCACTTAAACAACAACATGTGGTTTTAGACCCCGTCATGGCGGTTAAAACCAACAAAGATGTTCTCCAACCAGAACTGGTTAATGAGATGATTAAACGCTTAATTCCTTTGGCTGATATTGTGACACCAAACTTAGTCGAAGCACAAATTTTATCTGGTTTAAGTGTCATTGAAACAGAGGAACAAATGAAAGAAGCCGCTCAAAGTATTTATGATTTAGGACCTAAATCAGTGGTTATTAAAGGTGGTTCACGCTTTCCTAGTGAAACAGCGACCGATTTATTTTATGACGGAACTGAATTCCACTTTATCCATAAGCCAAAAATCATCACAAAGACGAATCATGGTGCTGGTTGTTCCTTTGCTGCTGCGATTACAGCAGGACTTGCTAAGGGCTTATCTTTGTATGAATCAGTCACACTGGCTAAAAAATATGTGGCTCGCGCTATTTATGAAGGCATATTCTTAAATGAACACACTGGCTATGTATGGCACGGCGCTTATCAACAAGCTGAAAATCGAATGACAAAAGGAGATTATATCAATGAACAATAAATCTTGGAAAACATCGGAAATCGTACTGATGGCTTTATTCTCAGCACTAACTGTAGTAGGAACCAGCATTAGAGTCCCTCTGCCCGCAATGGTAGGAAATCCTTTCATCCATTTTGGAATGCCTATTTTATGTTTAGCTGTATTAACATTGGGATTCTTTAAAGGCTCTCTAGCTGGGGGAATTGGTTTCGCTATTTTTGACTTTTTAAACGGCTTTGCTGCTGAAGCACCTTACTTTATTTTAGAAAGCTTTGTCGTAGGTGGCACCCTTGCTTTTTCATACTACCAACTGAAACGCTTTAAAGACAAAGTTTGGTTCATGCCAGTTATTATGATTTTTACAGCGATTGCTAAGTTGTTTATGTCATTTATGAAAAATCTAGTCATTCAGTTAATGATGGGAAATAGTCTAGGCACATCAAGTTTTGCTAGTTTTACTACTCTTTATATTACTTTTATTAATACGATTGCTGCGATTATTTTAGTGAGTTTGTTGTATCAACCGATTACTAAGATGGCGAATAGAGTGTTGAAAAAATAAACGAGATACAAGAAGTTTTTAAGCTTCTTGCAGCTCGTTTTTGTTTTTATCTGTCTGCAATATCTTCTCTGAAAGATTCCATTTGAAGATTTAATGCTTCTAATGTATAACCATGGTCTACATACCAAATGTAGTCTTCACGTTCTTGTTCTGTAATTTTCCCATCTACAAACGCTTGATTTATTTCATCATAGGCGGCATTTATACGTTCACTTGAAATTTGAACCATTTCACGTTGAAGTTCAAAAATTTCACCCATCAATTCAGCTGATTCAATCTTCACTTCGTATTCAGCACACTCTTGTTCTGATAAATAACGATAGCCTAAAATATTGTTTATAGCATTATCTTTATCACCGGTTGTAGCTGGTCTATGCGGATTTTGAAATTCATTGATTTCTTCAGCGTATTTAATCTCCATCTCAACTTCTTCTAAGGTTTTACAGGTTGCTAATCGTATATCAAGTAGTTCTTCTTTAGAGTATTCAGGGTGGTTATAGTCAAAATTTGATAGTGAAAGGATATATTCTCTCGCATCGTTCTTCGCTTGTTCTAATATTCTCTCAGCTTCGATTTTATAAGCTTCTACCATTATTTTTTCAACTTCATCTAATGATGTTGCTCTATCTATTCTATTAGAAAAAACAGAATATTCTTCCTTTGTTAACATATCCATTATGGCTAACTCATCCTGTGCATCCTCCTTAGCTTGTCTCAACTCTACTGAAGCCATCCCACTATTAATATATCCTGCTTCACCTAACGCCAAATCAACTTCTTCTAAAGTTTTAGCCTCAGAAACTTCTTTTTTAAACATCTCTCGTTGATGTTCTGGCATGTTAGTCATCTCATCGATTTCTTTCATGGCATTTAGTTTAATCTTTTCAAATACTTCCTCTGGTGTTGTGACACTACCTTTTTGATTATTTTCTAGTTCCCACATATGTTCAAGACGTGTTTCGACTTCTTCAACTGAATCAGCCTCATCTATTAACCAGTTAAAATAAGATCTTTCTTCTGCTGTTATTGTTTCCATCACAGCAATTTCACGCTTAGCATTAAATTGCGCTCTCTTAATCGCATCAATGATTTGTCCTTCTTGACATTTTTGATTTAAATCTCTAGCTTCATCCAAAATATGGTCCACTTCTAAAACTGTTGTCGCATGTTCTACCATATAAGTATAAGTTGATTTCGCTTCTCCTGGTAGAAACTCCATGTTAGCAATTTCATTTTTTGCGTAATCTTGACGTTTTTTTAAGGCTGCTGCTGGGCTCTCTTCACCTTTTAAATCAGAAATTTTTGCTTCTAAGTCAGCGACTTTTTTCTCTTGTTCTGCTACTTTTACTTCTAGAGCATCAATTTGTGTTTGAAGCTCTTTTTCTTTCGCTTCTGCTTGAGCTTTCACTTCTTCTAATTCTTTATTTGCCTCTTTGATAGCTGCTTCAAGTTCTTCAACTGTCATTGGTGTTTCTTGATTTTCTAATTCATTTAAGTGAGCAAGAGCTGCATCATATTCAGCTTGAGCCGTCGCTAATTCAGCTTCTAAACCAATAATTTCTTGATTCAGTTTTTCAATCATCATACTAAATTCTGCTAATTGTACCTGACACTCTTCAACACTTTGTTGCCATTGTTCAGCATTTTCTTCTGGTGCTCCTTCACTTTGAAG
Coding sequences within it:
- a CDS encoding GA module-containing protein, coding for MKSNQRGIKEILGVYEPKHRVTMHKSKKQWVAKGLLFGTLLLAGSAVQATSVQGESWTPNTVEQISSRITEGQKSIKMIEGDTVYNIGLAINIKDPMQLLFDNGFSEGDQYTMAVGTEISWDGNHVTVKDPSGKVIGDKVVSNDAKHNPNAPVAGQTSDTPAKSVKTDSKGNVVTNINTGGNNGTSVKPKEEGTTQTKPGVKPEGNGNGEKPKPTDPTKPVKPVDPTNLEKDETLKKLEVELKKEQTELEALQTELEKLKADLASTQQENQDKIAALELKIANLEEQLASMTGRSSSSEIEAAQAAADQADNKKAEIEIPLANKQAEKAQLEERMIQIQSKLDTLQSEGAPEENAEQWQQSVEECQVQLAEFSMMIEKLNQEIIGLEAELATAQAEYDAALAHLNELENQETPMTVEELEAAIKEANKELEEVKAQAEAKEKELQTQIDALEVKVAEQEKKVADLEAKISDLKGEESPAAALKKRQDYAKNEIANMEFLPGEAKSTYTYMVEHATTVLEVDHILDEARDLNQKCQEGQIIDAIKRAQFNAKREIAVMETITAEERSYFNWLIDEADSVEEVETRLEHMWELENNQKGSVTTPEEVFEKIKLNAMKEIDEMTNMPEHQREMFKKEVSEAKTLEEVDLALGEAGYINSGMASVELRQAKEDAQDELAIMDMLTKEEYSVFSNRIDRATSLDEVEKIMVEAYKIEAERILEQAKNDAREYILSLSNFDYNHPEYSKEELLDIRLATCKTLEEVEMEIKYAEEINEFQNPHRPATTGDKDNAINNILGYRYLSEQECAEYEVKIESAELMGEIFELQREMVQISSERINAAYDEINQAFVDGKITEQEREDYIWYVDHGYTLEALNLQMESFREDIADR
- the thiD gene encoding bifunctional hydroxymethylpyrimidine kinase/phosphomethylpyrimidine kinase translates to MVEKILTIAGSDAGGGAGIQADLKTFQEYGTFGISTITSVLTVDPSTRVPDIFPMPIDVVEKQLVTAFSGGTLSAVKIGLLGSLEVIDLIEEKVISLKQQHVVLDPVMAVKTNKDVLQPELVNEMIKRLIPLADIVTPNLVEAQILSGLSVIETEEQMKEAAQSIYDLGPKSVVIKGGSRFPSETATDLFYDGTEFHFIHKPKIITKTNHGAGCSFAAAITAGLAKGLSLYESVTLAKKYVARAIYEGIFLNEHTGYVWHGAYQQAENRMTKGDYINEQ
- a CDS encoding ECF transporter S component, which translates into the protein MNNKSWKTSEIVLMALFSALTVVGTSIRVPLPAMVGNPFIHFGMPILCLAVLTLGFFKGSLAGGIGFAIFDFLNGFAAEAPYFILESFVVGGTLAFSYYQLKRFKDKVWFMPVIMIFTAIAKLFMSFMKNLVIQLMMGNSLGTSSFASFTTLYITFINTIAAIILVSLLYQPITKMANRVLKK